The following are from one region of the Capsicum annuum cultivar UCD-10X-F1 chromosome 1, UCD10Xv1.1, whole genome shotgun sequence genome:
- the LOC107856589 gene encoding scarecrow-like protein 3: MLQDDGSSSVTSSSPLQNFSMISSLSPGFGGSPYQWLKELKSEERGLYLIHLLLTCANHVAAGNLENANIALDQISHLASPNGDTMQRIASYFAEALADRIMRSWHGIYKALHSTKLWMVSEDILVKKMFFEYFPFLKVASVITNQAIIEAMEGEKMVHIVDLNASEPLQWRALLQDLSARPEGPPHLRITGVHQQKEVLEQIAHVLTEEAEKLDIPFQFHQVVSKLENLDIEKLRVKTGEALAISSVMQLHTLLAHDDEPPKKSPLAFKNLNGLHLQRSLLNQNTLGDLLEKDTPNVFSPGNESASSSPLSTTASAKMDGFLHALWGLSPKVMVVTEQDSNHNGTTLMERLSESLYFYASLFDCLEFTLQRTSLERLKVEKMLFGEEIKNIVACEGGERKERHEKLDKWFQRFDGAGFGNVPLSYYAMLQARRLLQSYSCEGYKIKEERGSVVICWQDRPLFSVSAWRCRR, encoded by the coding sequence aTGTTACAAGATGATGGTTCATCATCAGTGACTTCATCATCACCACTTCAAAATTTCTCCATGATATCATCACTTTCACCTGGTTTTGGTGGTTCACCATATCAGtggcttaaggagttgaaatctGAGGAAAGAGGTTTATATCTAATTCACCTTTTGCTTACTTGTGCTAATCATGTAGCTGCTGGAAATCTTGAAAATGCTAATATAGCACTTGATCAGATTTCTCATCTTGCATCTCCTAATGGAGACACAATGCAGCGAATCGCTTCGTATTTTGCTGAGGCTCTTGCTGATAGAATTATGAGATCTTGGCATGGTATTTATAAGGCTTTGCATTCCACTAAGTTGTGGATGGTGTCTGAGGACATTTTGGTGAAGAAAATGTTTTTCGAGTACTTTCCGTTCTTGAAAGTGGCTTCTGTGATCACGAATCAAGCAATCATTGAAGCTATGGAAGGCGAAAAAATGGTTCATATAGTAGATCTCAATGCTTCCGAACCCTTGCAGTGGCGTGCGCTGCTTCAAGATTTGAGTGCACGCCCTGAAGGACCCCCTCATTTGAGAATTACAGGGGTTCATCAGCAGAAGGAAGTGTTAGAACAAATAGCACATGTTCTAACAGAAGAAGCTGAAAAGCTTGATATCCCTTTTCAGTTTCATCAAGTAGTTagcaaattagaaaatttggatatCGAAAAACTACGAGTTAAAACCGGAGAGGCATTGGCTATTAGTTCAGTTATGCAATTGCATACTCTTCTTGCACATGATGATGAACCTCCCAAAAAGTCCCCTTTGGCTTTCAAGAATTTGAATGGCCTTCACTTGCAAAGGTCATTGCTCAACCAAAATACTTTAGGGGACTTGCTTGAAAAAGATACACCTAATGTTTTTAGTCCAGGCAATGAATCGGCATCGTCATCTCCGCTATCTACTACTGCATCAGCGAAGATGGATGGGTTCCTCCATGCATTGTGGGGTTTGTCTCCAAAGGTCATGGTGGTAACGGAACAAGACTCTAACCATAATGGGACAACCCTTATGGAAAGGCTATCCGAGTCATTGTATTTTTATGCCTCATTATTCGACTGTCTTGAATTCACACTACAGAGAACATCATTAGAGAGATTAAAGGTTGAGAAAATGCTATTCGGCGAGGAGATTAAGAACATTGTAGCGTGCGAGGGAGGTGAACGGAAGGAGAGGCACGAAAAACTGGATAAATGGTTTCAAAGATTTGATGGAGCTGGTTTTGGGAACGTGCCTTTGAGTTATTACGCCATGTTGCAGGCAAGGAGATTGCTTCAGAGTTACAGTTGTGAAGGATACAAGATTAAAGAAGAGAGAGGTAGCGTGGTGATCTGCTGGCAAGATCGCCCGCTTTTTTCTGTGTCAGCATGGAGATGTAGGAGGTGA